The Candidatus Eisenbacteria bacterium nucleotide sequence CGGCCCTCGCCGCGGCACTCGACCTGCAGTCCCGATCCTCGCAGGTGTTGCGGGAGTCGGCGCTCGAATTGTCGGAGCGCGAGGCGCTTCAGTTCGTCACCACCATGCGCTCCGGCAACGATCTCCTGCTCACCGCGGCGGCGGACTCGGGACTCGACCGCGGCGCGGCGCGAACGACCTGGACCGCGCTGGCGTTCTCGCGTCTCTCAGTCCTCGACCAGCGCACCGAGCTTCGACAGGCGATACGGTCGAACGAACCGGGCACTCGACGACGCGTCGCCGAACTCGCGGCCGCACGCGACTCGCTGGCCAAACTGCTGGTGCGATCGCTCGAGCACGAGCGATCGGACTCGCTCGAGCGGGTGATCGGCGAGGTGCGACGATGGCGCGAGGCCGCCGAGCGCGCTCTGGGCGAGGTCAGCACGCCCTATCGCACCGAACGCGGGCGGCGCGAGGCCGGCCTCGAAGCCGCCTTCGAGGCACTCCCGCACGACGCGTCGCTGGTCGCCTACGCCCGTTACAAACACCGCGTCCCTCCGGTGCCGGCCGATTCCGGACTCGGCACCGTGTGGGAAGCAAGGTATCTCGCGTTCGTTCGGCCGTCGGAGTTCGGTGAGCCGGTGGTCGTGCCGCTCGGCACGGCTCGCGAGCTCGAAACCCTGATGACCCAGTGGCGCGAGCAGTGCGAGCGTCCGATCGCGGCTGCGGACTCGCAGGCGTGGCGCCGCTTTCGCCAGCTCGGCGCGCAAGTCCGATCACGGATCTGGGATCCGCTCGCGCCCTGGATCGGCTCCGGTGCAAGGGTCTGCGTGGTGCCGGATGGAATGATCGCGACGCTCAATCTGTCAGCCCTGCCCCAGGGATCGAACGGCTGGATCGTCGAGAACGGTCCGCTCATTCAGATCCTCACCGCGGAGCGCGATCTTGCGCCGCTCACCGCGGGAGCCACCTTCGGACGTGGATTGCTCGCACTCGGCGCTCCGGCTTACGACCGTGCGCCTGCGGCTGTGAAGCGGCCGGACTCACGGCTCTCCGATCTGATCGCGCTGCGATCGCAGTTGCGAGACGCGAAGGGATTGACGCTCGAGTCGCTGCCGGGGACTGCGGACGAGGTCGCCGAAATCGGCCGACTGTGGTCGAGTCGTGGCGGGCTGCGCCTCGACCAGGCGATCGTTCTGACCGGACTCGACGCGTCCGAAGAAGCCTTCAAGTCGCTCTCGGCCCACAAGCGCATCGTGCACCTCGCCACCCATGGCCTGTCGTTCGCCGATCGCTCGATTCGGTTCGATGGCGGGACTCGATCGATCGGAATCACCGGGACCAGCGCCACCCTTGCGGGCACCACACTTGCGGCGCTGGCTCTGGCCGGCGCGGCACGAATCGATTCCTCATCCGGACGTGAGGATGGGTGGCTCACGAGCGAGGAAGTGATGAGCCTCGATCTCGATGGCGTCGAGTGGGCGGTGCTGTCGGCGTGTGCGACGGGCTCATCCGATCCGAATGGTGTCGAGGTCATTCAGGGCCTGCACCGGGCGTTCCGAGCGGCGGGCGTGCGCACGGTCATCTCGAGCCTGTGGCCGGTGGACGACGACACGACGCGCGACTGGATGACACGGCTGTATCGCGCTCGCTGGTCCGAGGGCCGTCCGACCGCGGAGGCGGCTCGCGCCGCCTCGCTCGGAGTACTCACCGATCGGCGCGCGCGCGGGCTGGGCGCGCACCCGTTCTACTGGGCGGGATTCGTGGCAGCCGGAGCCGATTCGGGTCCCTGAGCGGAACTCGAACTTCGCGTCAGCGCGCGACGACGAATCGTGCAGTGACCTGCCGCTCGCCCTGCGTCAACCGCGCGAAGTGGACGCCGGCACGCAGGCCTCGCTCGCCGCCCATCTCGACCGTGAGGAGGCCCGCCTCGCGACCCTCGATGCGGAGCTGCTCGAGCCGCCGGCCGGCGAGATCGAACAGCTCGAGCCGCGCCTCACCGCTGCGCGGCAGCTCGAGCGCGAACGAGATCCGACCCGAAAGCGGCACGGGTGCTGCGACTCGAAGCGCCAGTCCGGCGGCGGCCGGAACTTCGAGCCACGTTTCCCCGACCACTTCGCCGTCATCGTTCGCGGGGACGCGCAGGCGGTAGCCGTAGCGGCGCCCCGACTCGAGTGCGAGATCGACGAAGGTAACGCGATCCTGGCCGTCAGGGATCAGGGTCGCGAGCGGCGCCCACCGTTCCTCGCCGCGTGACTCGTCGACACGTGATGCGATCGCTCGTTCGACTCGAGCGAGGCCCACGTGATCGCCGCCGAGCTGCCAGGCCAGATGCGCCGCTTCGCTCGAAGCACGCAATTCGATCACCGAGGCGAGGGTCGCGGTCGGCAGGTCGAACGCGGTCAGCATCGCGGTCGAGATGCGCTTCAAGTCGAGAATCGAGGCGAGCCGATTCGAGTCCTGTCCGACGATCAGCACGAAGTCGATCGCCACCGACTGGTCCGGCGCGAGCGCGAACGGTCCGACCCCGAGGTGGGATCGATGATCGGCGAACCATCGGCCGCCAGTCCCGCGAGTTGCCGATAGCACTGCAGGGCCGACGTCGGATCGGTGCCGTTCACGTACCTGAAGAACGCGGACATCGCAGCGACCGGCGGTCCCGGGGCCGTGACGCGCAGGATCCGGACGCCGAATGCCGGTGGGGCCGATCCGTACATCGCGTCGGTATTGGTCGCGTTGTAACAGTAGCCGAGCGCCGTGTCCGGAATGCACGCCACCAGATCGTCGGTATGGCCGCCGAGATCCGGATCGAGCCACACGCCGACCCGCGCCGCGGCCAGCGTCTGCGTCGAGGCATTGCGGATCTCGATGCGGCCCAGGATCACACGCGAGTACGGCCACGCGGCCGCCGACGCAT carries:
- a CDS encoding CHAT domain-containing protein: MGSRRCVRHLVGAGLISIAVVVGSAARASTPQAASSDSPDTVLVRAIDLARAGRAAAAESLARSALPGLERLHGPNGPPVAAAIDLLLESFGSPPVPVEAESLAVRAIAIRRANADSAALARTLLHAARVSHNRFRASEARVRCEESLALLHAHAPSDTTRLLAAHVMLGRVLSALQSPAAADQFRTAIEIRERYRGPGSSHARLYHALGNALHGDWPASIRAYQQGLNLLASERTIEPDTRADLLGGLTQCFTAVGDYLAARDHGERALALSDSVNGFWHWRGILARYRLADVLASLGDFDGARRQSEMAVAIGRRVLPPDHPNLATALAASGECFFSAGVLDSAELRIREAAEIRARTIGARDPNTLFSLGRLAVMRSARGRPAEALATLVPLLEAGRAAGPAWECERLNSIATVHGALGHRDEAERLSHQAFAIRDSLYGSRSPQTMDFEAAWVTARYDRGDRRAALAAALDLQSRSSQVLRESALELSEREALQFVTTMRSGNDLLLTAAADSGLDRGAARTTWTALAFSRLSVLDQRTELRQAIRSNEPGTRRRVAELAAARDSLAKLLVRSLEHERSDSLERVIGEVRRWREAAERALGEVSTPYRTERGRREAGLEAAFEALPHDASLVAYARYKHRVPPVPADSGLGTVWEARYLAFVRPSEFGEPVVVPLGTARELETLMTQWREQCERPIAAADSQAWRRFRQLGAQVRSRIWDPLAPWIGSGARVCVVPDGMIATLNLSALPQGSNGWIVENGPLIQILTAERDLAPLTAGATFGRGLLALGAPAYDRAPAAVKRPDSRLSDLIALRSQLRDAKGLTLESLPGTADEVAEIGRLWSSRGGLRLDQAIVLTGLDASEEAFKSLSAHKRIVHLATHGLSFADRSIRFDGGTRSIGITGTSATLAGTTLAALALAGAARIDSSSGREDGWLTSEEVMSLDLDGVEWAVLSACATGSSDPNGVEVIQGLHRAFRAAGVRTVISSLWPVDDDTTRDWMTRLYRARWSEGRPTAEAARAASLGVLTDRRARGLGAHPFYWAGFVAAGADSGP